From Triticum aestivum cultivar Chinese Spring chromosome 4A, IWGSC CS RefSeq v2.1, whole genome shotgun sequence, a single genomic window includes:
- the LOC123086170 gene encoding beta-adaptin-like protein C: protein MSGHDSKYFSTTKKGEIPELKEELNSQYKDKRKDAVKKVIAAMTVGKDVSSLFTDVVNCMQTENLELKKLVYLYLINYAKSQPDLAILAVNTFVKDSQDPNPLIRALAVRTMGCIRVDKITEYLCDPLQRCLKDDDPYVRKTAAICVAKLYDINAELVEDRGFLEALKDLISDNNPMVVANAVAALAEIQDSSARPIFEITSHTLTKLLTALNECTEWGQVFILDSLSRYKATDARDAENIVERVTPRLQHANCAVVLSAVKIILLQMVLITSTDVVRNLCKKMAPPLVTLLSAEPEIQYVALRNINLIVQKRPTILAHEIKVFFCKYNDPIYVKMEKLEIMIKLASDRNIDQVLLEFKEYATEVDVDFVRKAVRAIGRCAIKLERAAERCISVLLELIKIKVNYVVQEAIIVIKDIFRRYPNTYESIIATLCESLDTLDEPEAKASMIWIIGEYAERIDNADELLESFLDTFPEEPALVQLQLLTATVKLFLKKPTEGPQQMIQAVLNNATVETDNPDLRDRAYIYWRLLSTDPEAAKDVVLAEKPVISDDSNQLDSSLLDELLANISTLSSVYHKPPEAFVSRVKAAPRVDDEEFADAGETGYSESPSQGLDGASPSSSTGNSSNVPVKQPAAAAPAVAAPIPDLLGDLMGLDNALVLVDEPTASSGPPLPVVLPSTTGQGLQISAQLVRRDGQIYYDISFENGTQGVLDGFMIQFNKNTFGLAAGGPLQVPPLQPGSSARTLLAMVFSQNVSPGAPNLLLQVAVKNNQQPVWYFSDKGSLHVFFGEDGKMERTGFLEAWKSLPDDNEFSKEYPNSVISSIDATVEHLAASNVFFIAKRKNANMDVLYLSAKIPRGIPFLIELTAAVGVPGAKCAVKTPNREFVPLFFEAMESLIK from the exons ATGAGCGGGCACGACTCCAAGTACTTCTccaccaccaaaaagggggagatccccgagctcaaggaggagctcaactCCCAGTACAAG GACAAGAGAAAAGATGCTGTCAAGAAAGTGATTGCAGCGATGACCGTTGGAAAAGATGTCTCATCACTGTTTACGGATGTCGTGAACTGTATGCAGACTGAGAACTTGGAGCTGAAAAAACTAGTATATTTGTATCTCATCAACTATGCTAAAAGTCAACCAGATCTAGCGATACTTGCCGTGAACACATTTGTTAAG GATTCACAAGATCCAAATCCGCTGATCCGTGCTTTGGCTGTGAGGACAATGGGTTGCATCCGTGTAGACAAAATCACAGAGTATCTGTGTGACCCTCTTCAAAGATGCCTCAAG GACGATGATCCATATGTGCGGAAGACAGCGGCTATTTGTGTTGCTAAGCTTTATGATATAAATGCTGAGCTAGTGGAGGACAGAGGATTTCTAGAGGCCCTCAAAGACTTAATTTCTGACAACAATCCTATGGTGGTTGCAAATGCTGTTGCTGCTCTGGCAGAGATTCAAGACAGTAGTGCTCGTCCGATCTTTGAGATCACCAGCCATACATTGACAAAGCTTCTGACTGCTCTGAATGAATGCACAGA GTGGGGACAAGTTTTCATTCTTGATTCTCTGTCAAGGTACAAAGCAACAGATGCAAGGGACGCAGAAAATATAGTGGAACGAGTTACACCCCGTCTTCAACATGCAAACTGTGCAGTTGTTCTTTCTGCTGTCAAG ATAATCCTTCTACAAATGGTGCTCATTACAAGCACTGATGTTGTCCGGAATCTCTGCAAGAAAATGGCACCCCCTCTGGTTACTCTACTGTCGGCAGAGCCCGAGATTCAGTATGTAGCATTGAGAAATATCAATCTGATTGTTCAAAAAAGGCCTACAATACTTGCACATGAAATTAAG GTCTTCTTTTGCAAGTACAATGACCCAATATATGTCAAGATGGAAAAGTTAGAGATTATGATAAAGCTTGCGTCAGATAGGAACATTGATCAG GTACTATTGGAGTTCAAAGAATACGCCACAGAGGTGGATGTTGACTTTGTGAGGAAAGCTGTACGTGCGATTGGAAGATGTGCAATTAAATTGGAGAGAGCTGCTGAAAGGTGCATCAGTGTCTTGCTTGAGCTGATCAAGATAAAGGTTAATTATGTCGTACAAGAAGCTATCATTGTCATCAAAGACATCTTTAGACGCTATCCTAACAC ATATGAGTCTATCATCGCAACACTGTGTGAAAGTTTGGACACTTTAGATGAACCAGAGGCTAAG GCATCAATGATTTGGATAATTGGAGAATATGCCGAAAGAATTGACAATGCTGATGAACTCCTTGAGAGTTTCTTGGATACATTCCCAGAAGAACCAGCATTAGTTCAACTGCAGTTGCTAACAGCGACTGTTAAGTTGTTTCTTAAGAAGCCAACTGAGGGGCCCCAGCAGATGATACAG GCTGTTCTCAATAATGCAACAGTCGAAACAGACAATCCTGATCTGCGTGATCGAGCTTACATATACTGGCGACTTCTTTCTACTGATCCTGAG GCAGCAAAAGATGTTGTTCTGGCAGAGAAGCCTGTGATCAGTGATGACTCTAACCAGCTTGACTCTTCGCTTCTTGATGAATTATTAGCAAACATTTCTACATTATCATCAGTTTATCACAAGCCCCCAGAAGCCTTTGTTAGCCGTGTTAAGGCAGCTCCTAGGGTGGATGATGAGGAGTTTGCTGATGCTGGAGAAACTGGGTATTCGGAGTCACCATCTCAGGGACTGGATGGGGCATCACCGTCCTCTAGTACTGGCAATTCATCAAATGTACCAGTGAAGCAGCCGGCAGCTGCAGCCCCAGCAGTTGCTGCTCCGATCCCAGATCTCCTAGGTGATTTAATGGGTTTGGATAATGCCCTGGTTCTTGTTGACGAGCCTACAGCATCTTCAGG ACCTCCACTGCCTGTTGTATTGCCTTCAACCACTGGCCAAGGTCTCCAGATCAGTGCGCAACTGGTGCGACGGGATGGCCAGATATACTATGATATATCTTTTGAGAATGGGACCCAGGGTGTATTAGATGGATTTATGATTCAGTTTAACAAGAACACATTTGGTCTTGCAGCCGGTGGACCACTTCAG GTTCCTCCACTCCAACCTGGGTCCTCAGCCAGGACGCTCCTAGCTATGGTTTTCTCCCAGAATGTCTCCCCTGGAGCACCAAACTTGCTACTGCAGGTTGCAGTGAAGAATAATCAGCAACCTGTGTGGTATTTCAGTGACAAAGGTTCGCTCCATGTCTTCTTTGGTGAAGATGGCAAAATGGAGCGAACGGGTTTTCTCGAG GCCTGGAAATCTTTACCTGATGACAATGAATTTTCAAAAGAATACCCCAATTCTGTCATCAGCAGCATAGATGCCACCGTTGAACACCTTGCAGCATCAAATGTGTTCTTTATTGCCAAACGGAAAAATGCAAACATGGACGTGCTGTATCTGTCTGCGAAGATCCCCCGTGGGATTCCATTCCTGATAGAGCTTACTGCTGCTGTTGGTGTTCCTGGTGCCAAGTGTGCAGTCAAGACTCCAAACAGGGAGTTTGTGCCTCTATTCTTTGAAGCCATGGAGTCTCTTATCAAGTAA